The following proteins are encoded in a genomic region of Methylobacterium tardum:
- a CDS encoding MaoC family dehydratase: protein MKTNPGRFFEDFRLGETIRHATPRTVTVGDVALYTGLYGPRFAVQSSDAFARAFGYPKSPLDDLLTFHMVFGKTVPDVSLNALANLGYAEGGFRRPVYPGETLSTVSEVIGLKESSNRQTGVVYVRSVGSDEHGETVLSYCRWVLVRKRDPEAAIAEEHVPSLAKVVDPRDLAGALPKLSAAAYDTDLAGSPHRFADYAVGEKIDHVDGMTVEEAEHQIATRLFQNTAKVHFDGLAAKDTRFGRRLIYGGHVISLARALSFNGLANLFAIAGINAGRHVAPLFAGDTVYAWSEVLDSADVGRDDVGLLRLRTVATKNQPCGAFPDRAGEGYDPAVILDLDYWAFAPK, encoded by the coding sequence GTGAAGACGAATCCCGGCCGCTTCTTCGAGGATTTCCGCCTCGGCGAGACCATCCGCCATGCCACCCCGCGCACCGTGACGGTGGGGGACGTGGCGCTCTACACGGGGCTCTACGGGCCGCGCTTCGCCGTGCAGTCGTCGGACGCCTTCGCGCGCGCCTTCGGCTACCCGAAGAGCCCGCTCGACGACCTGCTCACCTTCCACATGGTGTTCGGCAAGACCGTGCCGGACGTGTCCCTCAACGCGCTCGCCAATCTCGGCTACGCCGAGGGCGGGTTCCGGCGGCCGGTCTATCCGGGCGAGACCCTGTCGACCGTCTCCGAGGTGATCGGCCTCAAGGAGAGCTCGAACCGCCAGACCGGCGTGGTCTACGTGCGCTCGGTCGGCTCCGACGAGCATGGCGAGACCGTGCTGAGCTATTGCCGCTGGGTCCTCGTGCGCAAGCGCGACCCCGAGGCCGCGATCGCCGAGGAGCACGTGCCGAGCCTCGCCAAGGTGGTCGACCCGCGGGATCTCGCGGGCGCCCTGCCGAAGCTCTCGGCCGCCGCCTACGATACGGATCTGGCCGGCAGCCCGCACCGCTTCGCGGATTACGCGGTGGGCGAGAAGATCGACCACGTCGACGGCATGACCGTCGAGGAGGCCGAGCACCAGATCGCCACGCGCCTGTTCCAGAACACCGCGAAAGTCCATTTCGACGGCCTCGCCGCCAAGGACACCCGGTTCGGCCGGCGGCTGATCTACGGCGGCCACGTGATCTCGCTGGCCCGGGCGCTCAGCTTCAACGGGCTCGCCAACCTGTTCGCGATCGCCGGCATCAATGCCGGCCGCCACGTGGCGCCGCTCTTTGCCGGCGACACGGTCTATGCCTGGAGCGAGGTGCTGGATTCGGCCGATGTCGGCCGCGACGATGTCGGGCTCCTGCGCCTGCGCACGGTCGCCACCAAGAACCAGCCCTGCGGTGCCTTCCCGGACCGCGCGGGCGAGGGCTATGACCCGGCCGTGATCCTCGACCTCGACTACTGGGCCTTCGCGCCGAAGTAG
- a CDS encoding YggT family protein — translation MNALIWLFDTVVQLFIYVLIASAVLSWLVAFNVVNVRNPIVAQIGEVLYRITEPVLRPIRNLLPNLGGVDISPIILILLLLFISRLLHEYAVPATYVYAQ, via the coding sequence ATGAACGCCCTGATCTGGCTCTTCGACACGGTCGTCCAGCTCTTCATCTACGTCCTCATCGCCAGCGCGGTCCTCAGCTGGCTCGTGGCCTTCAACGTGGTGAACGTGCGCAATCCGATCGTCGCGCAGATCGGCGAGGTGCTCTACCGGATCACCGAGCCGGTGCTGCGGCCGATCCGCAACCTGCTGCCCAATCTCGGCGGCGTCGACATCTCGCCGATCATCCTGATCCTGCTGCTGCTGTTCATCAGCCGCCTGCTGCACGAATATGCCGTGCCTGCAACCTACGTTTACGCGCAGTAG
- a CDS encoding ABC transporter ATP-binding protein gives MTTPLLEIRDLVVRYGEIEAVRGLSFSVGAGEVVTLLGSNGAGKSTTLKAISGLVRPAAGTILLEGKPLEGLKPEAIVRLGVAHVPEGRRVFPGLTVRENIMLGASNRSGLPKRALRDEVEAMFDLFPDIRRFGDALGWTLSGGQLQMVALARGLMAKPRILLLDEPSLGLAPVIVQAVFAIIAEVRRRGTTVLLVEQNARMGLSVADRGYVLETGRLVLEGEPQALWANDEIRSAYLGGRTKPELSASG, from the coding sequence ATGACGACGCCCCTCCTCGAGATCCGCGACCTCGTCGTCCGCTACGGCGAGATCGAGGCCGTGCGCGGCCTGTCCTTCTCGGTCGGCGCCGGGGAGGTGGTGACGCTGCTGGGCTCCAACGGCGCCGGCAAGTCCACGACCCTGAAGGCGATCTCCGGGCTGGTGCGCCCCGCCGCCGGCACGATCCTGCTGGAGGGGAAGCCCCTGGAGGGTCTCAAGCCCGAGGCGATCGTGCGGCTCGGCGTCGCCCACGTGCCGGAGGGGCGGCGGGTCTTCCCGGGGCTGACCGTCCGCGAGAACATCATGCTGGGCGCCTCGAACCGCTCCGGCTTGCCCAAGCGGGCGCTGCGCGACGAGGTCGAGGCGATGTTCGACCTGTTCCCCGACATCCGCCGGTTCGGCGACGCGCTGGGCTGGACGCTGTCGGGCGGCCAGCTCCAGATGGTGGCGCTCGCCCGCGGCCTGATGGCCAAGCCTCGCATCCTGCTCCTCGACGAGCCCTCGCTCGGCCTCGCCCCGGTCATCGTCCAGGCGGTGTTCGCGATCATCGCCGAGGTGCGCCGCCGCGGAACCACGGTGCTGCTGGTCGAGCAGAACGCCCGGATGGGTCTCTCGGTGGCCGATCGCGGCTACGTGCTCGAGACCGGCCGGCTGGTCCTGGAGGGCGAGCCGCAGGCGCTCTGGGCGAACGACGAGATCCGGTCGGCCTATCTCGGTGGGCGCACGAAGCCCGAACTCTCGGCCTCCGGCTAA
- a CDS encoding branched-chain amino acid ABC transporter ATP-binding protein/permease: protein MSGTPTPITGPAAAAPASTPAARRRLPLGSLAYAVLAAALVALAATTPLSGYALNILMQAATYAIAVIGLTVVLGLCGQINLAQAGFFGIGAYAVGLGTVDGGLNFWICLVTGLGLAVVLGAALGASTLRLGGHYLAMVTISFQQILTLVLTNWIPVTHGPDGVPNIRRPALFADGQSYLALCVLVLAVVGWLVWHMPRTRLGRAMRAVRDNELAAGVSGIDIYRTKVAAFALGALLAGLGGGLFAGSFTYISPDQFSFAESIVFLTMALLGGVGSPVGAVIGTALLILIPEWLRFLKEIPGLYLAIYGLAVILIVVFMPDGIWGFLGDQVRRLRRARPAPSPAAELTLTQGEASAAPMLEVSGLAKHFGGLKAVDAVSFTVARGGIHALIGPNGSGKTTTLNVLSGLYSPTGGTVRLAGQDVTRLPPHRRAAAGIGRTFQNIRLFRSMSALENVVIGAERPNNPLAARDRATLEARARAALAFVGLEARAQEPISGFSYGHQRLIEIARALAGNPVLLLLDEPAAGLNSSEKNALTVLLRRMAAKGLTILIIDHDMTLVSDVASHITVLNFGRCIADGVTAGVLREPAVIQAYLGEDAAAGPAASLKTDLAPV from the coding sequence ATGAGCGGCACCCCCACCCCGATCACCGGCCCGGCCGCCGCGGCCCCGGCCTCCACCCCCGCGGCGCGCCGCCGGCTCCCCCTCGGCAGCCTCGCCTACGCGGTGCTCGCCGCGGCCCTCGTCGCGCTCGCCGCGACGACGCCGCTCAGCGGCTACGCCCTGAACATCCTGATGCAGGCGGCGACCTACGCCATCGCGGTGATCGGGCTCACCGTGGTGCTCGGTCTGTGCGGGCAGATCAACTTGGCCCAGGCCGGCTTCTTCGGCATCGGCGCCTACGCGGTCGGCCTCGGCACGGTCGACGGCGGTCTCAACTTCTGGATCTGCCTCGTCACCGGCCTCGGCCTCGCCGTGGTGCTGGGCGCCGCGCTCGGCGCCTCCACGCTGCGGCTCGGCGGCCACTACCTCGCCATGGTGACGATCTCGTTCCAGCAGATCCTGACCCTGGTCCTCACCAACTGGATCCCCGTCACGCACGGGCCCGACGGCGTGCCGAACATCCGCCGGCCGGCCCTCTTTGCCGACGGGCAGAGCTACCTGGCCCTGTGCGTGCTGGTGCTGGCCGTCGTCGGCTGGCTCGTCTGGCACATGCCGCGGACCCGGCTCGGGCGCGCCATGCGGGCCGTGCGCGACAACGAGCTGGCGGCGGGCGTCTCGGGCATCGACATCTACCGCACCAAGGTCGCGGCCTTCGCCCTTGGGGCGCTGCTGGCGGGGCTCGGCGGCGGGCTGTTCGCCGGCAGCTTCACCTATATCAGCCCGGACCAGTTCTCCTTCGCCGAGTCGATCGTCTTCCTGACGATGGCCCTGCTCGGCGGCGTCGGCTCGCCGGTGGGCGCCGTGATCGGCACCGCCCTGCTGATCCTGATCCCGGAATGGCTCCGCTTCCTCAAGGAGATCCCGGGGCTGTACCTCGCGATCTACGGGCTCGCGGTGATCCTGATCGTGGTGTTCATGCCGGACGGGATCTGGGGCTTCCTCGGCGACCAGGTCCGGCGCCTGCGCCGCGCCCGTCCGGCCCCGTCGCCCGCCGCCGAACTGACCCTGACCCAGGGTGAGGCGTCCGCCGCGCCGATGCTGGAGGTCTCGGGGCTCGCCAAGCATTTCGGCGGCCTCAAGGCCGTGGACGCGGTGAGCTTCACGGTGGCGCGGGGCGGGATCCACGCGCTGATCGGCCCGAACGGTTCCGGCAAGACCACGACGCTCAACGTCCTCTCGGGCCTCTACAGCCCCACGGGCGGCACCGTCCGGCTGGCCGGGCAGGACGTCACGCGCCTGCCCCCGCACCGGCGGGCGGCGGCCGGGATCGGCCGCACCTTCCAGAACATCCGCCTGTTCCGCTCCATGAGCGCCCTGGAGAACGTCGTCATCGGCGCCGAGCGGCCCAACAACCCGCTCGCCGCCCGCGACCGGGCGACCCTGGAGGCCCGCGCCCGGGCGGCGCTCGCCTTCGTGGGGCTGGAGGCGCGGGCGCAGGAGCCGATCTCCGGCTTCTCGTACGGTCACCAGCGCCTGATCGAGATCGCCCGGGCGCTCGCCGGCAATCCCGTGCTGCTGCTCCTCGACGAGCCCGCCGCGGGGCTCAATTCCAGCGAGAAGAACGCCCTGACGGTGCTCCTGCGCCGGATGGCCGCCAAGGGCCTGACCATCCTGATCATCGACCACGACATGACGCTGGTGAGCGACGTGGCCAGCCACATCACCGTGCTGAACTTCGGCCGGTGCATCGCGGACGGCGTCACCGCGGGGGTGCTGCGCGAGCCCGCGGTGATCCAGGCCTATCTCGGCGAGGACGCCGCCGCCGGCCCGGCGGCGAGCCTCAAGACCGACCTCGCTCCGGTGTGA
- a CDS encoding branched-chain amino acid ABC transporter permease: MDLILQLLFTGIGIGSVYALVALGFVLIFRATNVVNFAQGEFSMVAAFLMVVFAVDLQWPYWLSLLLTLGGMALLGALFNLGVYYPLRHRSYLPVIISTIGASIFLANTTLALYGPQPQVLPPVFETQGFLLGPVFLDSQYLLIIAATATLVAFQYWFFEHTLVGKKLQATSQDKEMAALLGIPVAGMIMLTFVYSAVLGGIAGILVAPVLFVSIQMGATIALKAFAATIIGGFGDVTGAIIGGLALGIIETFGAAYISVPYKDAFAFLVLVVFLVVRPQGLFGERVAEKA; this comes from the coding sequence ATGGACCTGATCCTGCAACTCCTCTTCACCGGGATCGGCATCGGCTCCGTCTACGCCCTGGTGGCGCTCGGCTTCGTGCTGATCTTCCGCGCCACCAACGTGGTGAACTTCGCGCAAGGCGAGTTCTCGATGGTGGCGGCCTTCCTGATGGTGGTCTTCGCCGTCGACCTGCAATGGCCCTACTGGCTGTCGCTGCTGCTCACCCTCGGCGGGATGGCCCTGCTCGGCGCCCTGTTCAACCTGGGCGTCTACTACCCGCTGCGGCACCGCAGCTACCTGCCGGTGATCATCTCGACCATCGGCGCCTCGATCTTCCTGGCCAACACCACGCTCGCTCTCTACGGCCCGCAACCACAGGTGCTGCCGCCCGTGTTCGAGACCCAGGGCTTCCTGCTCGGGCCGGTCTTCCTCGACAGCCAGTACCTGCTGATCATCGCCGCGACGGCCACCCTGGTGGCGTTCCAGTACTGGTTCTTCGAGCACACGCTGGTCGGCAAGAAGCTGCAGGCGACCTCGCAGGACAAGGAGATGGCCGCGCTCCTCGGCATCCCGGTGGCCGGCATGATCATGCTGACCTTCGTGTACAGCGCGGTGCTCGGCGGCATCGCCGGCATCCTGGTGGCGCCGGTGCTGTTCGTGTCGATCCAGATGGGCGCCACGATCGCCCTCAAGGCCTTCGCGGCGACGATCATCGGCGGCTTCGGCGACGTCACCGGGGCGATCATCGGCGGCTTGGCGCTCGGCATCATCGAGACCTTCGGGGCGGCCTACATCTCGGTGCCCTACAAGGACGCCTTCGCCTTCCTGGTCCTCGTGGTCTTCCTGGTCGTGCGCCCGCAGGGCCTGTTCGGCGAGCGCGTGGCGGAGAAGGCATGA
- a CDS encoding ABC transporter substrate-binding protein has translation MKTTRRVFLTGAASAIAGGLAPGVIRSACAQGAGSTIRIGMVLPVTGPGADAGRYALAGAKIALEAVNKAGGVLGKPLEIVTEDDQTTNPGAVFAFSKLASQSDLVGFLGSIRSTQNHAMAPDILKTGKPVCFGGTDPVLTQLGNPWLFRFRPNDSFSARVIAEHGVNGLGKKKWAIIHSTDAFGTSGAKALTESLAKGGATVALDQGYTNQSQDFTPVVLAIRQSGADVIGSYFTFENDIGIFARQLRQLGVTAPWVGSPSITNVTALKLAGPSLYGTYGVADYAEESSDAARAFGNAYRAAMKVAPDNQSSWTFDAVTVLAKAINTAGKTDPQAIREALLAVRGHEGAEGTYNFDKNGDGLHGYNVVRNDKGNIVFDRRIDFYQG, from the coding sequence ATGAAGACGACGCGTCGCGTTTTCCTGACAGGTGCCGCATCCGCCATCGCGGGCGGTCTGGCGCCGGGGGTGATCCGCTCGGCCTGCGCGCAGGGCGCCGGGTCGACGATCCGGATCGGCATGGTTCTGCCGGTGACGGGCCCGGGTGCGGATGCCGGCCGCTACGCCCTCGCCGGGGCCAAGATCGCCCTGGAGGCGGTCAACAAGGCCGGCGGCGTGCTGGGCAAGCCCCTGGAGATCGTCACCGAGGATGACCAGACCACCAATCCCGGCGCGGTCTTCGCCTTCTCCAAGCTCGCCTCGCAGAGTGACCTCGTCGGCTTCCTGGGCTCGATCCGCTCGACCCAGAACCACGCCATGGCGCCCGACATCCTGAAGACCGGCAAGCCCGTCTGCTTCGGCGGCACCGACCCGGTTCTGACCCAGCTCGGCAATCCCTGGCTGTTCCGCTTCCGGCCCAACGACAGCTTCTCGGCCCGGGTGATCGCCGAGCACGGCGTCAACGGACTGGGGAAGAAGAAGTGGGCGATCATCCACTCCACCGACGCCTTCGGCACGAGCGGCGCCAAGGCGCTGACCGAGAGCCTCGCTAAAGGCGGCGCCACGGTCGCCCTCGACCAGGGCTACACCAACCAGAGCCAGGACTTCACGCCGGTCGTGCTGGCGATCCGCCAGTCGGGCGCCGACGTGATCGGCTCGTACTTCACCTTCGAGAACGACATCGGCATCTTCGCTCGGCAATTGCGCCAACTCGGCGTCACCGCGCCGTGGGTCGGCTCGCCCTCGATCACCAACGTGACGGCGCTGAAGCTCGCCGGGCCGTCGCTCTACGGCACCTACGGCGTGGCCGACTACGCCGAGGAATCGAGCGACGCCGCCCGGGCCTTCGGCAATGCCTACCGGGCCGCCATGAAGGTCGCCCCCGACAACCAGTCGTCTTGGACCTTCGACGCGGTGACGGTGCTGGCCAAGGCGATCAACACGGCGGGCAAGACCGACCCGCAGGCGATCCGCGAGGCCCTGCTCGCGGTGCGCGGCCACGAGGGCGCTGAGGGTACCTACAACTTCGACAAGAACGGCGACGGCCTGCACGGCTACAACGTCGTGCGCAACGACAAGGGCAACATCGTCTTCGACCGGCGGATCGACTTTTACCAGGGCTGA
- a CDS encoding ABC transporter substrate-binding protein has protein sequence MRGQTQLHPEGRHLHAGEIRRSHRPAPDVFYLEPDQPEFLAGGFLEPLDGHVDLAKFEDWAKPAWTYKGKVYGLPVEAYTVELYYNKDLVKKVGVEVPPSYQLTQAGFADLVRKGAAAGITPVSQGVGDRPFPGGLLLFESLLRKLGTEDYGKLLNGTLSFKDPRVQEVMTWFKGLVDAGAYPKSFATLKLGESHYYFYQKPGALTFPDPSWFTGRAFASPESGGMPANFPLGIMQFPAMDDGKCPTCKTLAVAGSFVMYARGKNKPCAGALLDSMATAGNGDKWMEQVSLQTGLKSDPAKINSSHAEYFAELNARNKGATYFFGTPLLYYRSKCAETYTQVMNNAFPAGLIGVAEAADKMDAACRKGS, from the coding sequence ATGCGCGGTCAAACTCAGCTTCATCCCGAAGGCCGACATCTACACGCAGGCGAAATCCGCCGTTCGCACAGGCCGGCCCCCGACGTCTTCTACCTGGAGCCTGACCAGCCCGAATTCCTGGCGGGCGGCTTCCTCGAACCGCTCGATGGCCATGTCGACCTGGCCAAGTTCGAGGACTGGGCCAAGCCGGCCTGGACCTACAAGGGCAAGGTCTACGGCCTGCCGGTCGAGGCCTACACGGTCGAGCTGTACTACAACAAGGATCTGGTGAAGAAGGTCGGCGTCGAGGTGCCGCCGTCCTATCAGCTGACACAGGCCGGCTTCGCGGACCTGGTCAGGAAGGGGGCCGCGGCCGGCATCACGCCCGTGTCGCAGGGCGTCGGCGACCGGCCGTTCCCGGGCGGCCTGCTCCTGTTCGAGTCGCTCCTGCGCAAGCTGGGCACCGAGGATTACGGGAAGCTCCTGAACGGGACGCTGTCCTTCAAGGATCCGCGCGTCCAAGAGGTGATGACGTGGTTCAAGGGGCTGGTGGATGCTGGCGCCTACCCGAAGAGCTTCGCGACGCTGAAGCTCGGCGAGTCGCACTACTACTTCTACCAGAAGCCGGGCGCCCTGACCTTCCCGGATCCGAGCTGGTTCACGGGACGCGCCTTCGCCTCACCGGAGAGCGGCGGCATGCCGGCGAACTTCCCCCTCGGCATCATGCAGTTCCCCGCCATGGACGATGGCAAGTGCCCGACCTGCAAGACGCTGGCGGTGGCCGGCAGCTTCGTGATGTATGCGCGCGGGAAGAACAAACCTTGCGCCGGCGCGCTGCTCGACTCCATGGCCACCGCCGGGAATGGCGACAAGTGGATGGAGCAGGTCTCCCTGCAGACCGGCCTGAAATCGGATCCCGCGAAGATCAACTCGAGCCACGCCGAGTACTTCGCCGAGCTGAACGCCCGCAACAAGGGCGCGACCTACTTCTTCGGAACGCCGCTGCTGTACTATCGGTCCAAGTGCGCCGAAACGTACACCCAGGTCATGAACAACGCCTTCCCGGCCGGCCTGATCGGCGTGGCCGAGGCCGCCGACAAGATGGACGCGGCCTGCCGCAAGGGGAGCTGA
- a CDS encoding carbohydrate ABC transporter permease, which translates to MAGTTALKTTAPPAEDAPALGRVSDPRRASWPVLLVFLAPALVIYLGLTAYPAFRTIFDSLFTIEGSERTYVGLANYRDLIGDETFWIAVRNTFVWAFVAPVLDVATGLLLALALYAGVPFARFLRVAWFTPVLLSYVVVAILWMWIYNYDWGVVNEGLRAVGLDALARSWLGDPNTALASLIVTHAWKWAGFNMVVCLAAIHALPSEVLEAAELDNCGWGAKLRYVIVPMLRPTLLNLYVLAFIGKMKVFDLVWIMTGGGPLWATETVSTYVYKRAFNWNTFDLGYPSAIATVWFGVVCAAVIILNRVFKSRDRLEY; encoded by the coding sequence GTGGCGGGCACGACGGCACTCAAGACGACGGCGCCGCCCGCAGAGGATGCACCGGCATTGGGTCGGGTGTCGGACCCGCGGCGGGCGAGCTGGCCCGTCCTGCTCGTCTTCCTCGCCCCCGCGCTCGTGATCTATCTCGGGCTGACGGCCTATCCGGCCTTCCGGACGATCTTCGACAGCCTGTTCACGATCGAGGGGTCGGAACGGACCTACGTCGGGCTCGCCAATTATCGCGACCTCATCGGCGACGAGACATTCTGGATCGCGGTCCGCAACACCTTCGTGTGGGCCTTCGTCGCCCCGGTGCTTGACGTCGCGACGGGCCTGCTCCTGGCGCTCGCGCTCTATGCCGGCGTCCCGTTCGCGCGCTTCCTCCGGGTCGCGTGGTTCACGCCGGTCCTGCTCTCCTACGTCGTGGTCGCGATCCTGTGGATGTGGATCTACAACTACGACTGGGGCGTGGTGAACGAGGGCCTCCGGGCCGTCGGGCTCGACGCGCTGGCCCGCTCCTGGCTCGGCGACCCGAACACCGCGCTGGCGTCCCTCATCGTGACGCATGCCTGGAAATGGGCCGGGTTCAACATGGTGGTCTGCCTCGCGGCGATCCACGCCCTGCCGTCCGAGGTGCTGGAGGCGGCCGAACTCGACAATTGCGGCTGGGGCGCGAAGCTGCGCTACGTGATCGTGCCGATGCTGCGGCCCACGCTGCTCAACCTCTACGTCCTCGCCTTCATCGGGAAGATGAAGGTCTTCGACCTCGTCTGGATCATGACCGGCGGCGGGCCGCTCTGGGCGACCGAGACGGTCTCGACCTACGTCTACAAGCGCGCCTTCAACTGGAACACCTTCGACCTCGGCTATCCGTCGGCGATCGCGACGGTCTGGTTCGGCGTGGTCTGCGCGGCGGTCATCATCCTCAACCGGGTCTTCAAGTCCCGCGACCGGCTGGAGTACTGA
- a CDS encoding carbohydrate ABC transporter permease — protein sequence MSADATLPPAAGRGGFLASRTALAVAIAAYSTYTLGPFLWLATMSVRTTGEISADHYAWPRPFHWEQFRIAWVDSDFATYFWNSAIVVVAAVAVVTLVGAAAAHALARYRFRGNRIVYGILFSSIIFPPQITLISLYQILVDYGLYNSLLGLTLVYVSLQLPLTVYLLEGFFARIPQDLFDAAKMDGYGDIEIFRRIVLPIGMPAIATTLILNFIQLWNEFLFAVVLITDPDKRTLPIGIRAFMGDHFQDIGMIAAGVMISVVPVIIVYIFFSEKLIRGMTAGAVK from the coding sequence GTGAGCGCCGACGCGACCCTGCCCCCGGCCGCCGGGCGGGGCGGCTTCCTGGCGAGCCGCACGGCCCTCGCGGTCGCCATCGCCGCCTACAGCACGTACACGCTCGGGCCGTTCCTGTGGCTGGCGACCATGTCGGTGCGGACCACGGGCGAGATCTCGGCCGACCATTACGCCTGGCCCCGCCCGTTCCACTGGGAACAGTTCCGGATCGCCTGGGTCGATTCCGACTTCGCCACCTATTTCTGGAACTCGGCGATCGTCGTCGTCGCCGCGGTCGCGGTGGTGACGCTGGTCGGCGCCGCGGCCGCCCACGCGCTCGCCCGCTATCGGTTCCGCGGCAACCGCATCGTCTACGGCATCCTGTTCTCGTCGATCATCTTCCCGCCGCAGATCACCCTGATCTCGCTCTATCAGATCCTGGTCGATTACGGGCTGTACAACAGCCTTCTCGGGCTGACGCTCGTCTATGTCTCGCTGCAGCTGCCGCTGACGGTCTATCTGCTGGAGGGATTCTTCGCCCGGATCCCGCAGGACCTGTTCGATGCCGCGAAGATGGACGGCTACGGCGACATCGAGATCTTCCGCCGCATCGTCCTGCCGATCGGCATGCCGGCGATCGCCACCACGTTGATCCTCAACTTCATCCAGCTCTGGAACGAGTTCCTGTTCGCGGTGGTGCTCATCACCGATCCGGACAAGCGGACCCTCCCGATCGGCATCCGGGCCTTCATGGGCGACCATTTCCAGGACATCGGCATGATCGCGGCCGGCGTCATGATCTCGGTCGTGCCCGTGATCATCGTCTACATCTTCTTCTCCGAGAAGCTGATCCGCGGCATGACCGCGGGCGCCGTCAAGTAA
- a CDS encoding Gfo/Idh/MocA family protein: MSAVRRIGLIGAGWVTQHHLAGWGALRGRAEVVAIADPSAERREARAQAFQIPHTYPDAQALLAAGGLDAVDIAAPRAVHAELVRLAADYGLPILCQKPLAPTLAEAEALVAAVEGRARLMVHENWRFRAYYREAAAWLRAGVIGRPFAARLDLVTSGTLPDGAGRYPALERQPFMRDEARMLVAEVLIHHLDTLRMLLGPLRVTACATSRTCPDLAGEDTALIQLAGPGGVAVQVFATFAAHGAPPASPDRLEILGPGGAIRLRGSELSMTGRETRLQTFDLAATYAESYAAAIAHFIDRLEDGAPFETEPADNLETLRLVEDCYRLAGRAEAR; encoded by the coding sequence TTGAGCGCGGTCCGGCGGATCGGCCTGATCGGGGCCGGCTGGGTCACCCAGCACCATCTCGCGGGCTGGGGCGCCCTGAGGGGCCGCGCCGAAGTCGTCGCGATCGCCGACCCGTCCGCCGAGCGGCGCGAGGCGCGGGCCCAAGCGTTCCAGATCCCGCACACCTACCCGGACGCCCAGGCGTTGCTGGCGGCAGGCGGCCTCGACGCCGTCGACATCGCGGCGCCCCGCGCCGTGCATGCCGAGCTCGTCCGCCTGGCGGCCGATTACGGGCTGCCGATCCTCTGCCAGAAGCCCCTGGCCCCGACGCTCGCGGAGGCGGAGGCGCTGGTCGCCGCCGTGGAGGGCCGGGCACGTCTGATGGTGCACGAGAACTGGCGGTTCCGCGCCTATTACCGTGAGGCCGCGGCGTGGCTGCGCGCCGGGGTCATCGGGCGGCCCTTCGCGGCGCGGCTGGATCTCGTGACGAGCGGCACCCTGCCGGACGGCGCGGGCCGCTATCCGGCTCTGGAGCGCCAGCCGTTCATGCGCGACGAGGCGCGGATGCTCGTCGCCGAGGTCCTCATCCATCACCTCGACACGCTGCGCATGCTGCTGGGGCCGCTGCGGGTCACCGCCTGCGCGACCAGCCGGACCTGTCCGGACCTCGCGGGGGAGGACACGGCGCTGATCCAGCTCGCCGGTCCCGGCGGGGTCGCCGTGCAGGTGTTCGCGACCTTCGCGGCGCACGGAGCCCCGCCTGCCTCCCCCGACCGCCTGGAGATCCTGGGGCCCGGCGGCGCCATCCGGCTCCGGGGATCCGAGCTCTCGATGACGGGGCGCGAGACGCGGCTTCAAACCTTCGACCTCGCCGCCACCTACGCGGAGTCCTACGCGGCCGCGATCGCGCATTTCATCGATCGCCTGGAGGATGGCGCGCCGTTCGAGACCGAACCGGCCGACAATCTCGAGACGCTGCGGCTCGTGGAGGATTGCTACCGGCTCGCGGGCCGGGCGGAAGCCCGGTGA
- a CDS encoding GntR family transcriptional regulator, translating into MDSVLPLRREGIGAIVARLEEDIIFGRLAPGARLTEDALMARFGASRHFIRQALVEMERRGVVGRERNVGATVRSYSAEEVRQIYEVREMLTRQAMLMIALPAAPDLIARLEALQDAYCDKVEKRDLRGIHEANDAFHVALFEACGNPYLVRTLTDYMGLTLPIRAKTLADADGLRLSISQHGIMIDLLRDRDRWALAQLSVDHLQLSKVDYLARIAATREPVPALR; encoded by the coding sequence GTGGACTCCGTCCTGCCCCTCCGGCGCGAGGGCATCGGCGCCATCGTGGCGCGCCTGGAGGAGGACATCATCTTCGGGCGGCTCGCTCCCGGAGCCCGCCTGACCGAGGATGCCCTGATGGCGCGCTTCGGCGCCTCCCGACACTTCATCCGCCAGGCCCTGGTCGAGATGGAGCGCCGGGGCGTCGTCGGGCGGGAGCGGAACGTCGGGGCGACCGTCAGGTCCTACTCCGCCGAGGAGGTCCGGCAGATCTACGAAGTCCGCGAGATGCTGACGCGGCAGGCGATGCTGATGATCGCGCTGCCGGCCGCGCCCGACCTCATCGCCCGCCTCGAGGCGCTTCAGGACGCCTACTGCGACAAGGTGGAGAAGCGCGACCTGCGCGGCATCCACGAGGCGAACGACGCCTTCCACGTCGCCCTGTTCGAGGCCTGCGGGAACCCGTACCTCGTGCGCACGCTCACCGACTATATGGGCCTGACGCTTCCGATACGCGCCAAGACCCTGGCGGATGCCGACGGCCTTCGGCTCTCGATCAGCCAGCATGGGATCATGATCGACCTTCTGCGCGACCGCGACCGCTGGGCGCTGGCGCAGCTCAGCGTCGATCACCTGCAGCTCAGCAAGGTCGATTATCTCGCCCGCATCGCCGCCACCCGGGAGCCGGTCCCGGCGCTGCGATAG